The following proteins come from a genomic window of Salvia hispanica cultivar TCC Black 2014 chromosome 4, UniMelb_Shisp_WGS_1.0, whole genome shotgun sequence:
- the LOC125221282 gene encoding chitinase 2-like encodes MGPSLLQTLALLVFQALIIASCAKSGPKNSNLFREYLGAEFKQVTFSDVPINSGVEFHYILSFAIDYTTASSSPSPTNGKFNVFWDTDNLSPGAVAGIKAKHPNVKVALSLGGDSVGDGESAFFDPSSPETWISNAVSSLTQIIQEYNLDGIDVDYEHFKTEPDTFARCVGQLITALKKNGVVSFASIAPFDDEEVQRHYMALWKGYGDLIDYVNFQFYAYDEGTTVAQFLRYFDEQSGNYGGGKVLPSFISDGSGGLAPDGGFFTACSKLKSEGRLYGIFVWCADDSKGLGFKYEKQSQALLAISH; translated from the coding sequence atgggGCCATCTTTACTTCAAACACTCGCTCTCTTGGTCTTCCAAGCCTTGATTATCGCGTCATGCGCGAAATCAGGgcccaaaaattcaaatctgTTCCGAGAATATCTGGGAGCAGAATTCAAGCAAGTGACATTTTCCGACGTCCCTATAAACTCGGGCGTAGAGTTCCACTACATCCTCTCGTTCGCCATCGACTACACAACAGCCTCGTCCTCGCCATCCCCGACCAACGGCAAGTTCAACGTGTTCTGGGACACCGACAATCTGAGCCCGGGCGCGGTGGCCGGCATCAAGGCCAAGCACCCGAACGTCAAAGTCGCCCTCAGCTTGGGCGGCGACAGCGTGGGCGACGGCGAGAGCGCCTTCTTCGACCCCTCCTCGCCGGAGACATGGATATCGAACGCCGTCTCGTCGCTGACGCAGATCATACAAGAGTACAATCTGGACGGCATCGACGTCGACTACGAGCACTTCAAAACGGAGCCCGACACGTTCGCGCGCTGCGTGGGGCAGCTGATCACGGCTCTGAAGAAGAATGGCGTCGTTTCGTTCGCGTCGATCGCGCCGTTTGACGACGAGGAGGTGCAGAGGCACTACATGGCGCTGTGGAAGGGGTATGGGGATCTGATTGACTACGTGAACTTTCAGTTCTACGCGTACGATGAGGGGACGACGGTGGCGCAGTTTTTGCGGTACTTCGACGAGCAGAGCGGCAACTACGGGGGAGGGAAGGTGCTGCCGAGCTTCATAAGCGATGGGAGCGGCGGGCTGGCGCCGGATGGGGGGTTCTTCACGGCGTGTAGCAAGCTCAAGAGTGAGGGAAGGCTGTATGGGATCTTTGTTTGGTGCGCTGATGATTCTAAGGGGTTGGGATTCAAGTATGAGAAACAGTCCCAGGCGCTTCTTGCCATTTCACATTAG